The following are from one region of the Miscanthus floridulus cultivar M001 unplaced genomic scaffold, ASM1932011v1 fs_875_4, whole genome shotgun sequence genome:
- the LOC136533384 gene encoding uncharacterized protein, translating into MGCCFSKKRKTRPVAGASAFPRRCEREDRDPPSPEEETVKEVLSETPSAKLRAEPKPIGNNVVVPAADEREVEKAKKKQDSVDAAVSVSDLGSCVSLSLATDERSEAASEWSVATSSVAGPERSPGRKPARRRPVSADLGPARRERDRAAAAAASYGVRSRRARASASPPPPRHVPRDRSVRRSPSPAAKRAASEPRRAASPTAPVQAQRKPPVPARPSGRVSARRAAQEAATPPRPASPQEDDAVTAASEPSVPDGSAGGDVQGGRGGDDGKESLENPLVSLECFIFL; encoded by the coding sequence ATGGGCTGCTGCTTCAGCAAGAAGCGCAAGACCCGTCCGGTGGCGGGAGCCTCTGCCTTCCCGCGCCGGTGCGAGCGCGAGGACCGCGACCCGCCGTCGCCGGAGGAGGAGACGGTCAAGGAGGTGCTCTCGGAGACACCGAGCGCTAAGCTGAGGGCCGAGCCCAAGCCCATCGGCAATAATGTTGTCGTCCCCGCCGCGGACGAGCGGGAAGTggagaaggcgaagaagaagcagGACAGCGTCGACGCCGCGGTGAGCGTGAGCGACCTCGGCAGCTGCGTGTCGCTGTCGCTCGCCACCGACGAGCGGTCCGAGGCGGCGTCGGAGTGGTCGGTCGCGACCAGCTCGGTGGCCGGGCCGGAGCGGTCGCCGGGGAGGAAGCCGGCCAGGAGGCGCCCGGTCTCCGCCGATCTGGGCCCAGCGCGGCGCGAGCGCGaccgcgccgccgcggccgcggcctccTACGGCGTCCGCTCCCGCAGAGCGCGGGCGTCggcgtccccgccgccgccgcggcacgTGCCACGGGACCGCTCCGTCCGGCGCTCGCCGTCGCCGGCGGCGAAGCGGGCGGCGTCCGAGCCCCGCCGCGCCGCCAGCCCAACTGCGCCCGTGCAGGCGCAGCGGAAGCCGCCTGTCCCGGCAAGGCCGTCCGGCCGCGTCTCGGCGCGGCGGGCGGCACAGGAGGCAGCAACTCCTCCTCGTCCCGCCTCCCCGCAGGAAGACGACGCCGTCACCGCGGCAAGCGAGCCCAGCGTCCCGGACGGCAGCGCCGGTGGCGATGTTCAAGGTGGCCGTGGCGGCGACGACGGGAAAGAGTCGCTGGAGAACCCGCTTGTGTCATTGGAATGTTTCATCTTTCTGTAG